A window from Vulcanimicrobium alpinum encodes these proteins:
- a CDS encoding Dyp-type peroxidase, whose translation MILRPRRSALSPAARLERELTGWSYRHSRDLTGFEDGTENPSLLDAPEIALIPDEMPGAGGSVLLFQQWPHDSAVFHALPVDAQERIIGRTKADSIEFDDDAMPPDSHVARTKVNVDGEEQKIFRRNVPYGTVTDHGTVFVGFSREQWRMHRMLEQMAGIGVRDALTRYTTPLTGAYYFIPSIGALGRFATPAED comes from the coding sequence TTGATCTTGCGACCGCGGCGATCGGCGCTCTCGCCGGCGGCGCGGCTCGAACGCGAGCTGACCGGCTGGTCGTACCGTCACAGCCGCGATCTCACCGGGTTCGAAGACGGCACCGAGAACCCGTCGCTGCTCGACGCACCCGAGATCGCGCTGATCCCCGACGAGATGCCGGGCGCCGGCGGGAGCGTGCTGCTCTTTCAGCAGTGGCCTCACGACAGCGCCGTCTTTCACGCGCTTCCCGTCGACGCGCAAGAGCGCATCATCGGCCGCACCAAGGCCGACAGCATCGAGTTCGACGACGACGCGATGCCGCCCGACTCGCACGTCGCGCGCACCAAAGTCAACGTCGACGGCGAGGAGCAAAAGATCTTCCGGCGCAACGTGCCGTACGGAACGGTGACCGATCACGGCACCGTCTTCGTCGGGTTTTCGCGCGAGCAATGGCGGATGCATCGCATGCTCGAGCAGATGGCGGGGATCGGCGTCCGCGACGCGCTCACCCGCTACACGACGCCGCTCACGGGGGCGTACTATTTCATCCCGTCGATCGGGGCGCTGGGACGGTTCGCGACGCCGGCGGAAG
- a CDS encoding trans-sulfuration enzyme family protein → MKTEPAASQATRVVHAAAGGPDALRAVSPPLYLSTTFERDEHYAFPGGFDYAREANPNRTMLEEALAQLEGGVEAAAFASGMAAAMTLFQALQPGDRVVVAHDTYYGVRAMLNEVFVPWGLRVEYVDASDPHALAAALARPARLIFVETPSNPMLRVTDLAAAARLAHDAGALLACDNTMATPVFQQPLALGADIVVHATTKYLAGNHDAMGGALVTARADAFWDGIRRRQKLCGAIPSPFASWLTLRGISTLVPRMRWHDATALAIAHALAGDARVAEVLHPGLRSHPAHAVAARQSSGTGGVFSIRVAGGRDAALRVASRLRLFRRATSFGGAESLVEHRATVEGAGSPTPPDLLRLAIGLEAADDLIGDLDRALEPRR, encoded by the coding sequence GTGAAGACCGAACCCGCAGCATCGCAGGCGACCCGCGTCGTGCACGCGGCCGCCGGCGGACCCGACGCCCTGCGCGCGGTCTCGCCGCCGCTCTATCTTTCGACGACGTTCGAGCGCGACGAGCACTACGCGTTTCCCGGCGGCTTCGACTACGCCCGCGAAGCGAACCCCAACCGCACGATGCTCGAGGAGGCGCTCGCGCAGCTCGAAGGCGGTGTCGAGGCGGCGGCGTTCGCGAGCGGGATGGCGGCGGCGATGACGCTGTTTCAAGCGCTGCAGCCGGGCGATCGCGTCGTCGTCGCGCACGACACGTACTACGGCGTGCGCGCGATGCTGAACGAGGTCTTCGTCCCGTGGGGGCTGCGCGTCGAGTACGTCGACGCATCCGATCCGCATGCGCTCGCGGCAGCGCTCGCGCGTCCGGCGCGTCTGATCTTTGTCGAAACGCCGTCGAACCCGATGCTGCGCGTGACCGATCTCGCCGCCGCGGCGCGGCTCGCGCACGACGCGGGCGCGCTGCTCGCCTGCGACAACACGATGGCGACGCCGGTCTTCCAGCAGCCGCTCGCGCTCGGCGCCGACATCGTGGTGCACGCGACGACGAAATATCTCGCCGGCAATCACGACGCGATGGGCGGCGCGCTCGTCACCGCGCGAGCCGATGCCTTCTGGGACGGGATCCGCCGGCGGCAGAAGCTCTGCGGCGCGATCCCGTCGCCGTTCGCGTCGTGGCTGACCCTGCGCGGGATCAGCACGCTCGTCCCGAGGATGCGCTGGCACGACGCGACGGCGCTCGCCATCGCGCACGCGCTCGCCGGAGATGCGCGCGTCGCCGAGGTGCTCCATCCCGGCCTGCGGTCGCACCCCGCGCACGCGGTCGCGGCGCGGCAGAGCAGCGGCACCGGCGGGGTCTTTTCGATCCGCGTCGCCGGCGGCCGCGACGCCGCGCTCCGCGTCGCCTCGCGGCTGCGGCTCTTTCGCCGCGCGACGAGCTTCGGCGGCGCCGAGAGCCTCGTCGAGCACCGTGCGACCGTCGAAGGCGCCGGCTCGCCGACGCCGCCCGATCTGCTGCGGCTCGCGATCGGCCTCGAGGCCGCCGACGACCTGATCGGCGACCTCGACCGTGCTTTGGAACCCCGGCGATGA
- a CDS encoding STAS domain-containing protein: protein MAQQVPVVRLIGEYDVYSASALAEMLQPITGRGIVDLTAVRYLDSAGLAQLARLANRVGPHAVVLVAPNPQIRRVLALARFDRLFVVVDELDDARRVL from the coding sequence GTGGCACAGCAGGTTCCGGTGGTCCGCCTGATCGGCGAGTACGACGTCTACTCCGCGTCCGCTCTCGCCGAGATGCTGCAGCCGATCACGGGCCGCGGGATCGTCGACCTCACTGCGGTCCGGTATCTCGACTCCGCCGGCCTCGCGCAGCTCGCACGGTTGGCGAACCGCGTCGGTCCGCACGCCGTCGTGCTGGTAGCGCCGAACCCGCAGATTCGCCGCGTGCTCGCGCTGGCGCGATTCGACCGGCTCTTCGTCGTGGTCGACGAACTCGACGACGCACGCCGAGTGCTGTGA
- a CDS encoding molybdopterin dinucleotide binding domain-containing protein, with product MSALRDGIHLRACNLCEAICGLAITVEGGAVVDLRGDAADVFSKGHICPKGSALIDLHADPDRLTAPLRRRGTQWEPIGWDDAYDLVVRGLQDVVARCGDDAVAIYLGNPNVHNSGTMLSSGGFLRALRTRNRFSATSVDQLPHHRAALEMFGHPLLLPIPDVDRTDHFLVLGANPLVSNGSMLTAPGMRDRVRAIRERGGRVIVIDPRRSETAAAADEHHFIRPGTDALFLLALMNAIDAAGEARLGRLTPFTDGFDALRAAARAFPPERVAAPTGIDAATIRRIARAFASAPRAVAYGRIGLSTQPFGGLCQWLLNALNAVTENLDAPGGAMWPLPAFDLLQGAKRGQAHAGRWRSRARGLPEFDGEFPVATLIDELRTPGPGRVRAFVTVAGNPVLSTPSGAELDAALADLEFMVSVDPYLNETTRHADVILPPAIGLEVEHYDVIFHHLAVRNTARYSEAIAVLDESQRYDWQIFEALRLRMTGATGAPPHVRIDRALRAGPYRTNLDDVRAHPHGVDYGPPKPVLPERLLTADSRVQLAPPAMLADLPRLETMFAEPPPALSLIGRRQLRSNNSWMHNAPRLMRGGDRCTLQLHPLDADARAIGDGDRVEVRSRTGAVVVPAEITDAVMPGVVSLPHGFGHGHGGTRLSVASETPGASINDLTDRERIDELTGNAAFSGTPVEVVRYPA from the coding sequence GTGAGCGCGCTGCGCGACGGGATCCACCTGCGGGCCTGCAACCTGTGCGAGGCGATCTGCGGGCTCGCGATCACGGTCGAGGGCGGCGCGGTCGTCGACCTGCGCGGCGATGCCGCAGATGTGTTCTCGAAGGGCCACATCTGCCCGAAGGGATCGGCGCTGATCGATCTGCACGCCGATCCCGACCGCCTGACCGCGCCGCTGCGCCGGCGCGGCACGCAATGGGAGCCGATCGGCTGGGACGACGCGTACGATCTGGTCGTGCGTGGGCTGCAGGACGTCGTCGCTCGCTGCGGCGACGATGCCGTTGCGATCTACCTGGGCAACCCGAACGTCCACAACAGCGGAACGATGCTCTCGTCGGGCGGATTTCTGCGCGCGCTGCGCACGCGCAACCGGTTCAGCGCGACGAGCGTCGATCAATTGCCGCATCACCGCGCCGCACTCGAGATGTTCGGTCACCCGCTGCTGCTCCCGATCCCCGACGTCGACCGCACCGATCACTTCCTGGTCCTCGGTGCCAATCCGCTCGTCTCCAACGGGAGCATGCTGACGGCGCCGGGGATGCGCGACCGCGTGCGCGCGATCCGCGAGCGCGGCGGCCGCGTCATCGTGATCGATCCGCGGCGCAGTGAGACCGCGGCCGCAGCCGACGAGCATCACTTCATCCGGCCCGGCACCGACGCGCTCTTCCTGCTCGCGCTGATGAACGCGATCGATGCGGCCGGCGAGGCGCGCCTCGGCCGCCTCACGCCGTTCACCGACGGCTTCGACGCGCTGCGCGCGGCGGCGCGCGCGTTTCCGCCCGAACGCGTCGCCGCGCCCACCGGGATCGATGCCGCGACGATCCGCCGGATCGCGCGCGCGTTCGCGAGCGCGCCGCGCGCTGTTGCGTACGGACGCATCGGGCTCTCGACGCAGCCCTTCGGCGGCCTCTGCCAATGGCTCCTCAACGCGCTCAACGCGGTGACGGAGAACCTCGACGCGCCGGGCGGCGCGATGTGGCCGCTGCCGGCGTTCGATCTGCTGCAGGGAGCGAAGCGCGGCCAGGCGCACGCCGGCCGCTGGCGCTCGCGCGCGCGCGGCCTGCCCGAATTCGACGGCGAGTTCCCCGTCGCGACGCTGATCGACGAACTGCGCACGCCGGGTCCGGGCCGCGTGCGCGCGTTCGTCACCGTCGCCGGCAACCCGGTCCTCTCGACGCCCTCCGGCGCAGAGCTCGACGCGGCGCTCGCGGATCTGGAGTTCATGGTGAGCGTCGATCCGTATCTGAACGAAACGACGCGTCACGCCGACGTGATCCTTCCGCCGGCGATCGGCCTGGAAGTCGAACACTACGACGTCATCTTCCATCACCTGGCGGTGCGCAACACCGCGCGCTACAGCGAGGCGATTGCCGTGCTCGACGAAAGCCAACGGTACGACTGGCAGATCTTCGAGGCGCTGCGCCTGCGCATGACCGGGGCGACCGGTGCTCCGCCGCACGTGCGGATCGATCGGGCATTGCGCGCCGGACCGTACCGTACCAACCTCGACGACGTGCGCGCGCATCCGCACGGCGTCGACTACGGCCCGCCCAAGCCCGTGCTGCCCGAGCGGTTGCTCACGGCAGACAGCAGGGTGCAGCTTGCGCCGCCTGCGATGCTCGCCGACCTACCGCGGCTCGAGACGATGTTCGCCGAACCGCCTCCGGCGCTGAGCCTGATCGGGCGCCGGCAGCTGCGCAGCAACAACTCGTGGATGCACAACGCGCCGCGCCTGATGCGCGGCGGCGATCGCTGCACGCTGCAGCTCCATCCGCTCGACGCGGATGCGCGCGCGATCGGCGACGGCGATCGCGTCGAGGTCCGCTCCCGCACCGGTGCGGTCGTCGTACCCGCGGAGATCACCGACGCGGTGATGCCGGGTGTCGTCAGCCTCCCGCACGGTTTCGGTCACGGGCACGGCGGAACGCGGCTTTCGGTCGCATCGGAGACGCCCGGCGCAAGCATCAACGATCTGACCGATCGCGAACGGATCGACGAACTCACCGGAAACGCCGCATTCAGCGGAACGCCGGTCGAGGTCGTGCGCTATCCGGCGTGA
- a CDS encoding MarC family protein: protein MDFPFAATAFATAFTIIDPVGMIPLTLVATASTPGRRQRIVNEAVLVAAIIIAVMALIGHPLLAYLGITLSAFTIAGGVLLFLIAIDMLFARQTGAKQTAEETREASEAENPAVFPLAVPMIAGPGTIATVLLLGGLTRGEPARVLTVAGAYAAALAVTWLCMSSATYVHRVIGNTGIHVVTRLLGIILAALAVQFVINGLVSSPLLHHAG, encoded by the coding sequence GTGGACTTTCCGTTCGCCGCGACCGCGTTTGCGACCGCGTTCACCATCATCGATCCGGTCGGGATGATCCCGCTGACGCTGGTGGCGACCGCGTCGACGCCGGGACGGCGCCAGCGCATCGTGAACGAAGCCGTGCTCGTCGCCGCGATCATCATCGCGGTCATGGCGCTCATCGGGCATCCGCTTCTCGCGTATCTCGGCATCACGCTTTCAGCGTTCACGATCGCCGGGGGCGTGCTGCTGTTTCTGATCGCGATCGACATGCTCTTCGCGCGTCAAACCGGCGCGAAGCAGACCGCCGAGGAAACGCGCGAAGCCTCGGAGGCGGAGAACCCCGCGGTCTTTCCGCTGGCGGTGCCGATGATCGCGGGTCCGGGGACGATCGCGACGGTGCTGCTGCTCGGCGGGCTGACGCGCGGCGAGCCGGCGCGCGTTCTCACCGTCGCGGGCGCCTACGCCGCGGCGCTCGCCGTCACGTGGCTGTGCATGAGCTCGGCGACGTACGTGCACCGCGTGATCGGCAACACCGGAATTCACGTCGTGACGCGGCTGCTCGGGATCATCCTGGCGGCGCTGGCGGTGCAGTTCGTCATCAACGGCCTCGTCAGTTCACCGCTGCTGCATCACGCCGGATAG
- a CDS encoding helix-turn-helix domain-containing protein: MRWYGRRRTRGLRREEVAELAQISVAWYTRFETGVAQVSLNALERIGDALRLGAEERSELARLARPELDRLARGDVRSSLGAAAAVARRMWSATTPEEIVRIAARALHDACGERYDTWGCVTLPHALLYTVAGGGGASYLEGRREEQQHPGWNCALRARISICPDLRRIDTDEMRERRDVLGVQSYAAAQIAAGGTCRAMFGVASLELGIPDRAALDAIDVLQRLASAALITSEDALHGWAIAEPPSDELLVVPDAS; this comes from the coding sequence CTGCGCTGGTACGGCCGGCGCCGGACGCGCGGTCTGCGGCGCGAGGAGGTCGCCGAGCTCGCGCAGATCAGCGTCGCCTGGTACACGCGCTTCGAGACCGGCGTCGCGCAAGTCTCGCTCAACGCGCTCGAGCGGATCGGTGACGCCTTGCGGCTCGGCGCCGAAGAGCGCAGCGAGCTCGCGCGGCTCGCGCGGCCCGAACTCGATCGCCTCGCGCGCGGCGACGTGCGCTCGTCGCTCGGCGCCGCGGCCGCGGTCGCACGCCGGATGTGGAGCGCGACGACGCCCGAGGAGATCGTCCGGATCGCGGCGCGCGCGCTCCACGATGCGTGCGGTGAGCGGTACGATACCTGGGGCTGCGTGACGCTGCCGCATGCGCTGCTCTACACGGTCGCGGGCGGCGGGGGCGCATCGTATCTCGAGGGGCGGCGCGAAGAGCAGCAGCATCCCGGCTGGAACTGCGCACTGCGCGCGCGCATCTCGATCTGTCCGGATTTGCGCCGGATCGATACCGACGAGATGCGCGAGCGCCGCGACGTCCTCGGCGTCCAGAGCTACGCCGCAGCGCAGATTGCCGCCGGCGGTACGTGCCGCGCGATGTTCGGCGTCGCCTCGCTGGAACTCGGCATCCCCGATCGTGCGGCGCTCGACGCGATCGACGTGCTGCAGCGGCTCGCGAGCGCCGCGTTGATCACGAGCGAGGACGCGCTGCACGGCTGGGCGATCGCCGAACCGCCGTCCGACGAACTGCTCGTCGTCCCCGACGCCTCCTGA
- a CDS encoding PP2C family protein-serine/threonine phosphatase produces the protein MWARAGSPCGRGGDRALAIDCPDENRFVFVADVAGRGRGAERPADFLADAARLLVCQGMGVATALETLSLAFGHYFGGRFASAFLACICDDGTVAWASAGHPDALIVRAEGEHEHLGASGPLLGVFRDPSYRESSSALHDGDLLVVTTDGVSDALLDDGTRIGERGVARCAHAVRDAARDPAGAFVYHLFGAMRARLDDDWAVLAARRAG, from the coding sequence GTGTGGGCGCGCGCCGGCTCGCCGTGCGGACGGGGCGGCGACCGCGCGCTGGCGATCGACTGTCCCGACGAAAACCGCTTCGTCTTCGTCGCCGACGTCGCGGGGCGCGGGCGGGGCGCCGAACGGCCCGCCGACTTTCTCGCCGACGCGGCGCGCTTGCTGGTGTGCCAGGGGATGGGCGTCGCGACGGCGCTGGAGACGCTGAGTCTCGCGTTCGGCCACTATTTCGGCGGACGCTTCGCCTCGGCGTTCCTGGCGTGCATCTGCGACGACGGCACCGTCGCGTGGGCCTCGGCGGGACATCCCGACGCGTTGATCGTGCGCGCCGAGGGCGAACACGAGCATCTCGGGGCAAGCGGCCCGCTGTTGGGCGTCTTTCGCGATCCGTCGTATCGCGAGTCGTCGTCGGCGCTCCACGACGGCGATCTGCTCGTGGTGACGACCGACGGGGTCTCCGACGCGCTGCTCGACGACGGCACCCGGATCGGTGAGCGCGGCGTCGCGCGCTGCGCGCACGCGGTCCGCGACGCCGCGCGCGATCCGGCCGGCGCGTTCGTGTACCACCTGTTCGGCGCGATGCGGGCGCGGCTCGACGACGACTGGGCGGTGCTTGCCGCGCGCCGCGCGGGCTAG
- a CDS encoding MarR family winged helix-turn-helix transcriptional regulator: MRRASDTRLEQTRGFHLDRNRSVGYLLRESSRAMMRDLQERIERHDVTLGQYFIMRELWDADGMTQRELSERIGLFENSTNAAIDAMEARGLVERRRSTADRRKIHLHLSLRGRRLRDVLLGYAVEINEIAVDGFSSDEIEMLRDLLHRVRDNVRAHRERGPGAGPRRRAARR, translated from the coding sequence ATGAGACGAGCGAGCGATACCCGGCTGGAACAGACGCGCGGCTTTCACCTGGACCGCAACCGCAGCGTCGGCTACCTGCTGCGCGAATCGTCGCGGGCGATGATGCGCGACCTCCAGGAACGGATCGAACGCCACGACGTCACGCTCGGGCAATACTTCATCATGCGCGAACTGTGGGACGCCGACGGGATGACGCAGCGCGAGCTCAGCGAGCGCATCGGACTCTTCGAGAACTCGACGAACGCCGCGATCGACGCGATGGAAGCACGCGGTCTGGTCGAGCGCCGCCGCAGCACCGCCGATCGCCGCAAGATTCACCTGCACCTCTCATTGCGCGGGCGCCGCCTGCGCGACGTGCTGCTCGGCTACGCGGTCGAGATCAACGAGATCGCCGTCGACGGGTTTTCGTCAGACGAGATCGAGATGCTGCGCGACCTGCTGCACCGCGTGCGCGACAACGTGCGGGCGCATCGCGAACGCGGTCCCGGCGCGGGGCCGCGGCGCCGCGCCGCCCGGCGCTAG
- a CDS encoding ABC transporter ATP-binding protein: MTTAVPAAEQAAQAREGAALVLDRIAKTYRGAGGGVAALGPVDLEVWRGEFVSIVGPSGCGKSTLFSIVGGLAEEYDGRVLIDGRAVRGPQREIGMVFQEESTFPWLSALENVAFPLRVAGVARAERETRARRMLRLVGLEGFEGARPAKLSGGMRQRTALARTLIAQPRILLMDEPFAALDEQTRLLLGDRLLDVWRELEQTTLLITHSIAEAVQLSDRVVVMTFRPGRVKRIVKIDLPRPRTSAILGSERFGHFVSLIWSELRDEALRGLDAREERC; the protein is encoded by the coding sequence ATGACGACGGCCGTCCCGGCCGCGGAGCAGGCGGCGCAGGCGCGCGAAGGCGCGGCGCTGGTGCTCGACCGCATCGCCAAGACCTATCGCGGTGCGGGCGGCGGCGTCGCCGCGCTGGGACCGGTCGACCTGGAGGTGTGGCGCGGCGAGTTCGTGTCGATCGTCGGCCCGAGCGGTTGCGGAAAGTCGACGCTGTTTTCGATCGTCGGCGGGCTTGCGGAGGAGTACGACGGCCGGGTGCTGATCGACGGCCGCGCGGTTCGCGGCCCGCAGCGCGAGATCGGGATGGTGTTTCAGGAAGAGTCGACGTTTCCGTGGCTGAGCGCGCTGGAGAACGTCGCGTTTCCGCTGCGGGTCGCGGGCGTGGCGCGCGCCGAACGCGAGACGCGCGCACGGCGCATGCTGCGGCTGGTCGGCCTCGAGGGATTCGAGGGCGCGCGCCCGGCGAAACTGTCGGGCGGGATGCGCCAGCGCACGGCGTTGGCGCGCACGCTGATCGCGCAGCCGCGCATTCTGCTGATGGACGAGCCGTTCGCCGCGCTCGACGAGCAGACGCGGCTCCTGCTCGGCGATCGTCTGCTCGACGTGTGGCGCGAACTCGAACAGACGACATTGCTGATCACGCACAGCATCGCCGAAGCGGTGCAGCTCTCGGACCGCGTCGTCGTGATGACGTTCCGGCCCGGCCGCGTCAAGCGCATCGTCAAAATCGATCTGCCGCGCCCGCGCACCTCCGCGATCTTGGGGAGCGAGCGCTTCGGGCACTTCGTCAGCCTGATCTGGAGCGAACTGCGCGACGAAGCGCTGCGCGGACTCGACGCGCGGGAGGAACGCTGCTGA
- a CDS encoding ABC transporter substrate-binding protein, with translation MDRSLFIASLAAATAPQIVPRRTEELQPLRAAIGQRGAWDTMIVPQGVEEGIFRRAGLDVQPTFTAGGSDTLQAVTTGSADVGIGVGTTGAIGAFAKGAPLRIISGEFTGASDIFFYVRADSSIRSMAQMQGRTLGFSRPGSSSFIAAHLLATRANVVPSFVPSGETAATFTQVMSGQLDAGWAVPPLVLDALRDGKVRILARASELPDLRHQTIRVNVANATYARDRHDLLARFVGAYRETVAWMYRDRRAALARYARYNGIAPAIAADALGFYPQAAVATLSIAGFRRSLDDALAYKNITKPLDADQVRDLFDVVYTR, from the coding sequence ATGGACCGTTCGCTTTTCATCGCGTCGCTGGCCGCCGCGACGGCGCCGCAGATCGTGCCGCGCCGAACGGAGGAACTCCAGCCGCTGCGTGCCGCGATCGGACAGCGCGGGGCGTGGGACACGATGATCGTGCCGCAGGGGGTCGAGGAGGGGATTTTCCGCCGCGCCGGGCTCGACGTCCAGCCGACGTTCACCGCCGGGGGATCGGACACGCTGCAGGCGGTGACGACCGGCAGCGCCGACGTCGGCATCGGCGTCGGGACGACCGGCGCGATCGGCGCGTTCGCGAAAGGCGCGCCGTTGCGCATCATCAGCGGCGAGTTCACCGGCGCGAGCGACATCTTTTTCTACGTCCGCGCCGACAGCAGCATCCGATCGATGGCGCAGATGCAGGGCCGCACCCTCGGTTTTTCGCGCCCCGGATCGTCGTCGTTCATCGCCGCGCATCTCCTCGCGACCCGCGCGAACGTCGTGCCGTCGTTCGTGCCGTCGGGCGAGACGGCGGCGACGTTCACTCAGGTGATGTCGGGTCAGCTCGATGCGGGCTGGGCCGTGCCGCCGCTGGTGCTCGACGCGCTGCGCGACGGCAAGGTGCGCATCCTGGCGCGCGCATCCGAACTCCCGGACCTGCGGCATCAGACGATCCGCGTCAACGTCGCCAACGCGACGTACGCGCGCGACCGTCACGATCTCCTCGCGCGCTTCGTCGGGGCATACCGCGAGACGGTCGCGTGGATGTATCGCGACCGTCGCGCCGCGCTCGCGCGCTACGCGCGCTACAACGGGATCGCGCCGGCGATCGCCGCCGACGCGCTGGGATTCTATCCGCAAGCGGCGGTCGCGACGCTCTCGATCGCCGGCTTCCGCCGCAGCCTCGACGACGCGCTCGCTTATAAGAACATCACCAAGCCGCTGGACGCCGATCAGGTGCGCGACCTCTTCGACGTCGTCTACACGCGATGA
- a CDS encoding ABC transporter permease produces MNPRGTAAALPALAILVAALAALAAASAAGALPATVVPSPAAVARAFAVLFADGDIVVPFATTVGLATASTALAAAFGLPLGLLLARRASLGRAYEAWLGAAFAAPVALLYPLFLVVTGRSLRTVVVMAALAAAIPIVIKTREAFAGVPRVFTDVASSFRLNARTRFALVELPAAVPVLFDGLRLGLIYALVNVIGVEYLVDLGGLGRVVSDRYAVYDIPETYAAIVLVLIASFALLYALDRLQRAVHE; encoded by the coding sequence ATGAACCCGCGCGGCACGGCCGCCGCGCTGCCGGCGCTCGCGATCCTCGTCGCGGCGCTCGCCGCGCTCGCCGCGGCGTCGGCGGCGGGCGCGCTCCCGGCGACGGTCGTTCCGTCGCCCGCGGCCGTCGCGCGCGCGTTTGCGGTGCTGTTCGCCGACGGCGACATTGTCGTGCCGTTCGCGACGACGGTCGGGCTCGCGACGGCGTCGACCGCCTTGGCGGCGGCGTTCGGACTTCCGCTGGGGCTCCTGCTGGCACGCCGGGCCTCCCTCGGCAGAGCGTACGAGGCCTGGCTCGGCGCGGCGTTCGCAGCGCCGGTCGCGCTGCTCTACCCGCTCTTCCTCGTCGTCACCGGACGTTCGCTGCGCACCGTTGTCGTGATGGCGGCGCTCGCCGCGGCGATCCCGATCGTCATCAAAACGCGCGAAGCGTTCGCGGGAGTCCCGCGCGTCTTTACCGACGTCGCCTCGAGCTTCCGACTGAACGCGCGGACGCGGTTCGCGCTGGTCGAACTGCCGGCCGCCGTCCCGGTGCTGTTCGACGGCCTGCGGCTCGGATTGATCTACGCGCTGGTCAACGTCATCGGGGTCGAATACCTGGTCGATCTGGGCGGGCTGGGGCGCGTCGTCTCCGATCGCTATGCGGTCTACGATATCCCCGAGACGTACGCCGCGATCGTGCTGGTGCTGATCGCGAGTTTCGCGTTGCTGTACGCGCTCGATCGGCTGCAGCGGGCGGTGCACGAATGA
- a CDS encoding ABC transporter permease gives MSAVLRIRLVTAAAVLTAYEAAARSGLFYQGVFPPLGAVGRALAATLAAPQFYANLEVTATEIAAGFAIGAVLGVPAGVALGAGPRLRAAFAPYVDAFATAPKVIWLPIAMLALGAGPASKAALAAAAAFFPIVIAVAAGTRHVPAVYVRVARVAHASAWQRLRWVYLPALRVPIVTGLRLGFGLAVTIVLLAEIKISDRGAGFLVIDAYNHFRIAEMDALLIVLFALAVAANGAMGRLAEET, from the coding sequence ATGAGCGCGGTGCTGCGCATCCGGCTCGTCACCGCCGCCGCCGTGCTGACGGCGTACGAAGCCGCCGCGCGCAGCGGGCTGTTCTACCAGGGCGTATTTCCGCCGCTCGGCGCGGTCGGGCGCGCGCTCGCGGCAACGCTGGCGGCGCCGCAGTTCTACGCGAACCTCGAAGTGACCGCGACGGAGATCGCGGCCGGGTTCGCGATCGGCGCGGTGCTCGGCGTCCCCGCCGGCGTCGCGCTCGGCGCCGGCCCGCGGCTGCGCGCGGCGTTCGCGCCGTACGTCGACGCGTTCGCGACGGCGCCGAAAGTGATCTGGCTGCCGATCGCGATGCTGGCGCTCGGCGCCGGGCCGGCGTCGAAGGCGGCGCTCGCCGCGGCCGCCGCGTTCTTCCCGATCGTCATCGCGGTCGCGGCCGGGACGCGCCACGTTCCGGCGGTGTACGTGCGTGTCGCGCGCGTCGCGCACGCGTCGGCCTGGCAGCGCCTGCGCTGGGTCTACCTGCCGGCGCTGCGCGTTCCGATCGTCACCGGTTTGCGGTTGGGCTTCGGCCTCGCGGTCACGATCGTGCTGCTCGCCGAGATCAAGATCTCCGACCGCGGCGCCGGCTTCCTCGTCATCGACGCGTACAACCATTTCCGCATCGCAGAGATGGATGCGCTGCTGATCGTGCTCTTCGCGCTCGCCGTGGCTGCGAACGGCGCGATGGGACGCCTGGCGGAGGAGACGTGA